A stretch of the Halodesulfovibrio sp. MK-HDV genome encodes the following:
- a CDS encoding ABC transporter substrate-binding protein gives MREAFKFAAWAVLCFVLLGCETEVKKTGQHAMVPGVSSTEITLGSSLALEGHASYLGTQTLRGALSYLRNVNALGGVHGRLITLQAINDGYDPTRCLANTHQLISSGNVFSLFGFVGTPTTVRVLPLIEDAKIPLVGAFTGANALRVPFNPYVFNIRASYYQETKAAVDLLVSRMKYKRVAVFYQYDAYGFDGLMGTELALREVGLAPVARGSYVRGGIDIDEALQRIVGAQPDAVVLVGTYEPCAEFIKKADALGLDAAFFNLSFVGAEELARRLPDDIKGEVLVSQVVPPPSAPQVRDLMGIADDYVRHLNEFYPDDVPNAVGLEGYLNARVLVEGLRRAGRNLTRESFMNALESMEEFPLGGYASVAFTPKDHQGLDMVYYTVLENGEFKLIDDTDLLLKRRALVKLEEPVKQ, from the coding sequence ATGCGTGAAGCATTCAAGTTTGCGGCTTGGGCAGTACTTTGTTTTGTACTGCTGGGATGTGAAACGGAAGTGAAAAAAACTGGACAGCATGCCATGGTGCCAGGTGTCTCTTCCACTGAAATCACCCTTGGTTCCTCGCTTGCCCTCGAGGGGCACGCTAGTTACCTGGGCACGCAAACCTTGCGTGGTGCGTTAAGCTATTTACGCAATGTCAACGCTCTTGGGGGCGTACACGGCCGGCTCATCACGTTGCAGGCCATCAATGACGGGTATGACCCGACCAGATGCCTTGCTAATACACATCAGCTTATTAGTAGCGGCAACGTCTTTTCTCTCTTCGGTTTTGTAGGAACCCCTACCACTGTACGTGTCTTACCTTTGATAGAAGATGCCAAAATACCGCTAGTTGGAGCCTTTACAGGTGCCAATGCCTTGCGTGTGCCTTTCAATCCATATGTCTTTAATATTCGCGCATCCTACTATCAGGAAACAAAAGCCGCTGTTGATTTGCTTGTGTCTCGTATGAAGTACAAGCGCGTTGCAGTTTTTTATCAATACGATGCGTATGGATTTGACGGTCTTATGGGGACTGAGCTTGCTTTGCGTGAAGTAGGGCTTGCGCCTGTTGCGCGTGGCTCATATGTTCGTGGCGGAATTGATATTGATGAAGCGTTACAGCGTATAGTCGGTGCTCAACCGGATGCTGTTGTGCTTGTCGGTACGTACGAGCCATGTGCAGAATTTATAAAAAAAGCGGACGCTCTCGGGCTGGACGCCGCGTTTTTTAATTTGTCTTTTGTTGGTGCGGAAGAGCTTGCCAGACGTCTGCCGGACGACATAAAGGGAGAGGTGCTTGTTTCACAAGTTGTTCCTCCTCCGTCTGCACCTCAGGTTCGAGACCTGATGGGGATTGCGGACGATTATGTACGTCATTTGAATGAATTTTATCCGGACGACGTTCCTAATGCGGTTGGTCTTGAGGGCTACCTGAATGCACGGGTATTGGTTGAGGGACTGCGTAGAGCAGGAAGAAATTTGACCCGTGAAAGTTTTATGAATGCGCTAGAATCCATGGAGGAATTTCCGCTTGGCGGTTATGCATCTGTGGCGTTTACGCCTAAAGATCATCAGGGCTTGGATATGGTGTATTATACCGTGTTAGAGAATGGCGAATTTAAATTGATTGACGACACAGACCTATTGTTGAAGCGTAGAGCTTTGGTCAAACTTGAGGAGCCTGTTAAGCAATGA
- a CDS encoding transposase, giving the protein MQETAVFDLSMLDSEEAALEYLLSFCWPSGVRFCPRCGQHKLYTLSGGRYRCATCKYTFQDFSGRWINNGSLSPSTWLHLAHMFLQEYTVHELAQEVNLSYNAAYKAVTTIRFALLAHATDARQLLGPETGLGKYINGKKLTGAPPPRAKGAIPVFGIMERNGWVFIDLVSGIEAETVFHFNHSFHLTLFRAGNIIYTGKYRQYDALILCGDDSLPYEYIRKYNHDFPIKEGSFWEFGHSRLKRFKGITPQRFPLYLKELEFRYNNKEGDILSLLLNQLCDLVPDFDPFKK; this is encoded by the coding sequence ATGCAAGAAACAGCAGTTTTCGACCTTTCAATGCTTGATTCTGAAGAAGCAGCATTAGAATACCTTCTTTCTTTTTGTTGGCCTTCTGGTGTACGGTTTTGTCCAAGATGTGGACAACACAAACTTTACACTTTGTCGGGGGGTCGCTATCGCTGTGCAACTTGCAAATATACATTTCAGGATTTCAGCGGCCGCTGGATTAACAACGGCAGCCTGTCTCCTTCCACATGGCTCCATCTGGCACACATGTTCCTACAGGAATACACTGTGCACGAACTGGCACAAGAAGTTAATCTTTCCTACAACGCTGCCTACAAAGCAGTAACAACCATTCGTTTCGCCCTGCTTGCGCACGCAACTGATGCGCGCCAGCTTCTCGGGCCGGAAACCGGTCTTGGTAAATACATCAACGGAAAGAAACTCACCGGTGCACCGCCACCTAGAGCCAAGGGTGCCATCCCTGTTTTCGGAATTATGGAACGAAACGGCTGGGTCTTCATTGACCTTGTCAGTGGCATAGAGGCAGAAACTGTCTTCCACTTCAACCATAGCTTCCACCTTACGCTCTTCCGCGCCGGTAACATTATATACACGGGTAAATACCGTCAGTATGATGCACTTATCCTGTGCGGAGACGATTCCCTGCCGTATGAATACATACGAAAATACAATCACGACTTCCCGATTAAAGAAGGCTCCTTCTGGGAATTCGGTCACTCCCGTCTTAAGCGCTTCAAGGGTATCACCCCACAGCGTTTCCCGCTCTACCTCAAGGAACTTGAGTTCCGCTACAACAATAAAGAGGGCGACATTCTTTCCCTTTTATTGAACCAGTTGTGCGACCTTGTTCCTGACTTTGACCCTTTCAAGAAGTAA
- the fdnG gene encoding formate dehydrogenase-N subunit alpha, whose protein sequence is MTVSRRQFLKLSAGAATASAFGGLGISLKPTVARAELQKLKWAKQTTSVCCYCAVGCGLIVHTAKDGEGRAINVEGDPDHPINEGSLCAKGASIWQLAENANRPQTPLYRAPNSGEWKPVSWDWALTEIAKRVKKTRDKSFQLKNDKGEQVNRTEAIASAGSAAMDNEECWAYQSLLRSLGLVYVEHQARIUHSATVAALAESFGRGAMTNHWIDLKNSDCVLIMGSNAAENHPISFKWVMKAKDKGATLIHVDPRFTRTSAKCDVYAPIRSGADIPFLGGLVKYILDNNKFFHEYVVNYTNASFVVGKDFEFNDGLFSGFDPKKSSYDKSKWAFEMDDKGVPVRDESLKNPRCVFNLLKKHFERYDVDTVSTVTGTPKEDILKVYETYAASGVPDKSATIMYAMGWTQHTVGVQNIRTMAMVQLLLGNIGVAGGGVNALRGESNVQGSTDHCLLVHILPGYLGTPKSKWSDLAAYNKNCTPQSADPMSANWWGNKPKYVSSFVKAMYPEASPEKGYEMLPKLDAHKQMTEYYWLSMFEKMHKGQFDGFFAWGQNPACGGANANKNREAMAELDWLVNVNIFDNETASFWRGPKMDPKDIKTEVFFLPCAVSIEKEGSVTNSGRWMQWRYRGPKPYGQTLPDGDIILKLTDRIQQLYKTEGGAYPDPIVGLGLNDWQNSHGHFDPHGIAKLINGYFLKDTEVKGKQFKKGQQVPSFAYLKDDGSTCSGNWLYCGSYTEKGNMAARRDKTQNGAQANIGLYPNWAWCWPVNRRILYNRASVDLNGKPYAPKKAVIEWTGDKTKWQGDIPDGGWKPGTKHAFIMRKHGFGQIYGPGRADGPFPEHYEPLECPIAKNPFSSQLHNPTAYQISSEEKAVANPRFPYVGTTYRVTEHWQTGLMTRYQGWLIETEPQLFCEISEELAKKENIDNGETVNVSSLRGKLECVAIVTKRIKPYKVHGQDVHLVGLPWHYGWVTPKNGGDSANLLTPSVGDPNTGIPETKAFMVNVSKIKRA, encoded by the coding sequence ATGACAGTCTCCCGTAGGCAATTCCTCAAGCTTTCTGCAGGCGCTGCCACCGCGTCTGCATTTGGCGGACTTGGCATTTCTTTAAAGCCAACCGTCGCGAGAGCTGAGCTCCAAAAGCTTAAATGGGCTAAACAGACAACGTCCGTATGTTGTTACTGTGCTGTAGGCTGCGGCCTTATTGTACACACGGCTAAAGACGGTGAAGGCCGTGCAATCAACGTAGAAGGCGATCCGGATCATCCGATCAACGAAGGTTCCCTTTGTGCGAAAGGCGCGTCCATCTGGCAGCTCGCAGAAAATGCAAACCGACCACAAACTCCATTATACCGTGCTCCTAACAGCGGAGAATGGAAGCCAGTTTCATGGGACTGGGCACTCACTGAAATCGCTAAACGTGTCAAAAAGACTCGTGACAAATCTTTCCAGCTCAAAAACGACAAAGGCGAACAAGTTAACCGTACCGAAGCAATCGCTTCTGCGGGCTCAGCAGCTATGGATAACGAAGAGTGCTGGGCATATCAGTCATTACTCAGATCTCTCGGCTTGGTGTACGTAGAACACCAAGCACGTATCTGACACAGCGCAACTGTAGCGGCTCTGGCAGAGTCGTTTGGACGCGGTGCGATGACAAACCACTGGATCGACCTTAAGAACAGTGACTGTGTATTAATCATGGGCAGTAACGCTGCCGAAAACCATCCGATTTCTTTTAAATGGGTGATGAAAGCTAAAGACAAGGGCGCAACACTTATCCACGTTGACCCTCGCTTTACCCGTACTTCCGCTAAGTGTGATGTATATGCTCCTATTCGCTCCGGTGCGGATATTCCGTTCCTTGGCGGTCTGGTCAAATACATCCTCGATAATAACAAATTCTTCCACGAGTATGTTGTTAACTATACCAACGCATCATTTGTAGTTGGTAAAGACTTTGAATTTAATGACGGTTTATTCTCCGGCTTCGATCCGAAGAAAAGTTCCTACGACAAGTCAAAATGGGCTTTTGAAATGGATGACAAAGGTGTACCGGTTCGTGATGAATCGCTCAAAAACCCGCGTTGTGTATTTAACCTGCTTAAAAAGCACTTTGAACGTTATGACGTAGATACCGTCTCCACCGTTACCGGAACTCCTAAAGAAGATATTCTTAAAGTTTACGAAACATACGCAGCATCCGGTGTTCCAGATAAGTCTGCAACCATCATGTACGCAATGGGCTGGACTCAGCACACTGTCGGCGTTCAGAACATCCGCACAATGGCCATGGTGCAGCTCCTCCTTGGCAACATCGGCGTAGCCGGTGGTGGCGTGAACGCCTTGCGTGGTGAATCAAACGTACAGGGTTCCACCGACCACTGTCTGCTCGTCCACATTCTGCCTGGCTACCTTGGTACACCTAAGTCCAAATGGTCAGACCTTGCAGCGTACAACAAAAATTGTACTCCTCAGTCTGCAGACCCTATGTCCGCTAACTGGTGGGGCAACAAGCCTAAGTATGTATCCAGCTTTGTAAAAGCAATGTATCCGGAAGCATCGCCTGAAAAAGGCTACGAAATGCTGCCAAAGCTTGATGCACACAAGCAGATGACTGAATACTACTGGCTTTCCATGTTCGAAAAAATGCACAAAGGTCAGTTTGACGGCTTCTTTGCATGGGGACAGAACCCTGCCTGCGGTGGCGCAAACGCCAATAAAAACCGCGAAGCAATGGCAGAACTGGACTGGCTTGTTAACGTAAACATCTTTGACAACGAAACAGCCTCCTTCTGGCGTGGTCCTAAGATGGACCCGAAAGATATTAAGACAGAGGTCTTCTTCCTTCCGTGTGCTGTTTCCATTGAGAAAGAAGGTTCAGTTACAAACTCTGGTCGCTGGATGCAGTGGCGCTACAGAGGACCTAAGCCATACGGACAGACACTTCCTGACGGTGACATCATCCTTAAACTCACCGACAGAATTCAGCAGCTCTACAAAACAGAAGGCGGCGCATATCCTGATCCTATCGTAGGTCTTGGCCTTAACGATTGGCAGAACAGCCATGGTCATTTTGACCCGCATGGTATTGCAAAACTTATCAACGGTTACTTCTTAAAGGATACCGAAGTTAAGGGTAAGCAGTTCAAAAAAGGCCAGCAGGTTCCGAGCTTTGCCTACCTTAAAGATGACGGCTCCACCTGTTCCGGTAACTGGCTCTACTGTGGTTCCTACACAGAAAAAGGCAACATGGCTGCCCGCCGTGACAAAACTCAGAATGGTGCACAGGCAAACATTGGTCTGTACCCTAACTGGGCATGGTGTTGGCCTGTAAACCGTCGTATTCTTTACAACCGCGCATCAGTTGACCTTAACGGTAAACCGTATGCACCTAAGAAAGCGGTTATCGAATGGACTGGTGACAAAACCAAATGGCAAGGCGACATTCCTGATGGCGGCTGGAAACCGGGTACAAAGCACGCATTTATCATGCGTAAGCACGGCTTCGGTCAGATTTACGGACCGGGACGCGCAGACGGACCATTCCCAGAGCACTATGAACCGCTCGAATGTCCAATTGCGAAAAACCCATTCTCTTCCCAGCTGCACAACCCTACTGCTTACCAAATTAGCAGTGAGGAAAAAGCAGTTGCCAACCCGCGCTTCCCTTACGTTGGTACAACCTACCGCGTAACAGAGCACTGGCAGACTGGTCTTATGACCCGTTATCAGGGTTGGTTGATTGAAACAGAGCCACAGTTGTTCTGTGAAATCAGTGAAGAACTTGCGAAGAAAGAAAACATTGATAACGGCGAGACGGTTAACGTTTCCAGCCTACGCGGCAAGCTCGAGTGTGTTGCCATCGTTACCAAGCGCATCAAGCCTTACAAAGTCCATGGTCAGGACGTACATCTCGTTGGCCTGCCTTGGCACTATGGCTGGGTGACACCGAAAAACGGTGGTGATTCTGCAAACCTCCTCACACCTTCTGTGGGCGACCCTAACACCGGTATTCCGGAGACTAAGGCGTTCATGGTTAATGTGAGCAAGATAAAGAGAGCGTAA
- a CDS encoding 4Fe-4S dicluster domain-containing protein, protein MAKKFLVDLTRCTACRGCQVACKQWKKLPAEATVNWGSHQNPRDLSFNTLRLVRFEEVVNDGKVDWLFFPEQCRHCYEPPCMGQAELDDERAVVQDEETGAVIFTEYTRNVDAEGVRESCPYDIPRKDPATGQLSKCDMCIDRIQNGMKPSCVLSCPTGAMTFGEEEEIDALAKERLAAAQKRYPEAVLGDPDDVRVVYLFQQDPTKYFEKAIAAASPNMMNRKQMFARLLGTTKA, encoded by the coding sequence ATGGCTAAAAAATTCCTCGTCGATCTTACACGTTGTACGGCATGTCGTGGTTGTCAGGTAGCGTGTAAGCAATGGAAAAAGCTTCCGGCCGAAGCAACTGTGAACTGGGGCTCCCACCAGAACCCTAGAGATCTGAGCTTCAACACATTGCGGCTCGTCCGCTTTGAGGAAGTCGTTAATGATGGCAAAGTTGACTGGCTGTTTTTCCCTGAGCAGTGTCGTCACTGTTACGAGCCGCCTTGTATGGGGCAGGCTGAACTTGATGACGAACGCGCTGTAGTTCAGGATGAAGAAACCGGTGCTGTTATCTTTACCGAATATACTAGAAATGTTGATGCTGAAGGCGTTCGCGAATCATGTCCGTACGATATTCCACGTAAGGACCCAGCAACGGGACAGCTCTCTAAATGTGACATGTGTATCGACCGTATTCAAAACGGCATGAAGCCGTCCTGCGTTTTATCCTGTCCAACAGGCGCTATGACGTTTGGCGAAGAAGAAGAAATTGATGCACTGGCAAAAGAACGACTCGCGGCTGCGCAAAAGCGTTACCCAGAAGCCGTTCTCGGCGATCCGGACGATGTACGCGTGGTCTACCTATTCCAACAGGACCCAACCAAGTACTTTGAAAAAGCAATTGCAGCGGCTTCACCAAATATGATGAATCGTAAGCAGATGTTTGCACGTCTGCTCGGCACAACAAAAGCATAA
- a CDS encoding molybdopterin-guanine dinucleotide biosynthesis protein MobB, whose amino-acid sequence MKAVSIVGYKKSGKTTLTRKIADALEARGKTVTIAKFTHSGLTKPDTDTGHFMKDGRAVIGLGEKECAIHWGEKKMLPDMLPLTQADYLLVEGGKTLSWLPRIVLLREPEEQEALDRGLAIASFGDLKATGVPSFTSANFDELVDRIEEKSFMLPALDCGACGEETCEAIAQKIVAGKATMKACKSINNSAMTITVNGSPVGLNPFVENIIRGSIEGMLGSLKGYAPGSKVEIKISK is encoded by the coding sequence ATGAAAGCAGTCAGCATTGTTGGATACAAAAAATCAGGCAAAACTACTCTCACCCGCAAAATTGCAGATGCTCTTGAAGCACGCGGCAAAACCGTGACAATTGCAAAGTTCACTCATTCAGGATTAACAAAACCAGATACCGACACTGGCCACTTTATGAAAGATGGCAGAGCCGTTATCGGTCTCGGTGAAAAAGAGTGCGCAATTCATTGGGGAGAAAAAAAGATGCTTCCTGATATGCTTCCTTTAACACAAGCTGACTATTTGCTCGTCGAAGGCGGCAAAACATTGAGCTGGTTACCGCGTATTGTTCTTCTTCGTGAACCGGAAGAGCAAGAAGCGCTGGATAGAGGTCTCGCAATCGCATCCTTTGGAGATCTCAAAGCGACAGGTGTTCCAAGCTTCACGTCTGCAAACTTTGATGAGCTTGTGGATCGCATTGAAGAAAAGTCATTTATGCTTCCAGCACTCGACTGTGGAGCCTGTGGTGAAGAAACCTGTGAAGCAATCGCTCAAAAGATTGTTGCAGGCAAAGCCACCATGAAGGCGTGCAAGTCCATCAACAACTCCGCAATGACGATCACCGTAAACGGCTCACCAGTCGGGTTGAACCCGTTTGTGGAGAACATTATTCGAGGTTCCATTGAAGGAATGCTCGGTTCCTTAAAGGGATATGCACCGGGCAGCAAAGTAGAAATAAAAATTTCGAAATAA
- a CDS encoding STAS domain-containing protein codes for MALSTIELPNCTVLAMSNRLDGSHTKELEVKVEELIGGGYSRLLFDFEELDYINSAGLRILVMAYQQLHPNGGKVAVCCARDYIQEVFEISGYDQLFGMYTSRDDAVSDF; via the coding sequence ATGGCATTATCAACCATTGAATTACCCAATTGTACGGTTCTCGCCATGAGCAACCGTCTGGATGGTTCCCATACAAAAGAGCTTGAAGTCAAAGTGGAAGAATTGATAGGCGGCGGGTACTCACGCTTGCTATTTGATTTTGAAGAGCTTGATTACATTAATAGTGCAGGCCTTCGCATTCTTGTAATGGCATATCAGCAGCTTCATCCGAATGGTGGGAAAGTGGCTGTATGCTGTGCGCGTGATTACATTCAGGAAGTCTTTGAAATATCCGGTTATGACCAGCTGTTCGGAATGTATACAAGCCGTGATGATGCGGTGAGCGATTTTTAA
- a CDS encoding ATP-binding protein — MSNGRICYRMVIHSRDEFIKLVSAIDEMADKRSIAPSVVFKITLALDELISNIFDYAFTDTQEPKVDVVVCIERDVFYAKIIDDGMSFDISQIKEPELDTPIEKRRKPVGGMGVHLVRKLMDSFTYYRHAGKNYVLICTKIDPETH; from the coding sequence ATGAGTAACGGGCGTATTTGCTATAGAATGGTGATTCATTCCCGTGATGAATTCATCAAGCTTGTATCTGCTATAGATGAAATGGCAGATAAACGCTCTATTGCGCCTTCTGTAGTCTTTAAGATCACTCTCGCATTGGATGAACTGATAAGTAATATTTTTGATTATGCGTTTACAGACACACAGGAACCAAAGGTGGATGTTGTTGTGTGCATTGAACGGGACGTGTTTTACGCTAAGATAATAGATGACGGAATGTCGTTTGATATTTCTCAAATAAAGGAACCAGAGCTGGATACACCGATAGAAAAAAGGCGAAAACCTGTGGGAGGTATGGGGGTTCACCTCGTACGTAAGCTCATGGATTCGTTTACATACTATCGCCATGCGGGCAAAAACTATGTTCTTATTTGTACAAAAATAGATCCGGAAACTCATTAG